ATCGCAAAAGCAATACCTAAAAACTAAACTAGGCGGCCGATGTCTTCGTTAGAACCTAGGAGGACTAGAATCATCCCCCGGTGTAATCGTTCCTGAGGAGGGGGGTTAATTTTAAATTTTTCTTCATGGCCCACTGCCAGAACACTGACGCCATGGTTTTTGCGCAGTTGCAGTTCGGCCAAGGTTTTATCACAAAATTCTTCGGGGACGAGAATTTCTACAATGCTGTTGTTGGGATCTAACTTAAACCGGTCAACGATCGCCGGGGTGGTGAGAGTATAGGCTAAATCTTGGCCGGCTTTGTGCTCGGGAAAAATAATTAAATCAACCCCCAGGCGCTTGAGGATTTTTTCGTGGGTGTCGGAAGAAACCTTAGCTACAACCGATTTTACGCCCCCTTCCTTGAGGTTAAGACAGGTAATGATACTTTCTTTGAGGTAATTACCAATCGCCACAATCACCGTTTCAATCTCAAAAATGCCAGCCTCCCGTAGGGCCGTATCATCGGTGGAATCGAGACTAATGGCGTTACCCACCACCCGATCCGCCAACACTTCCGCCACCAGTTTGGGATCTTGGTCAATGCCCAACACCTCATAGCCATTGACATGGAGAGTTTCGCACACTGCCCGACCAAACCGACCCAGGCCAATCACCGCAAATTGCCGTTTTTCCTGGCGAATTAAACTGAGAAAATGACTAGTTTTCATTAATTTTCTTCTGAATTGAGCGGCATTAAACTAAACCCAAAAGGGCCACCATGAGGGCTTTTTGGGCGTGCATGCGATTTTCCGCTTGGTCCCACAGTCGGGATTGCGGGCCTTCCATAACAGCGTCAGTAATTTCTTCCCCCCGGTGAGCCGGCAGACAGTGGAGCACAATGGCTTCGGGATCGGCCAAGGCAAGGAGTTCTTGGTTAATCTGGTAGGGCTGGAAAATGGGAATGCGACTGTCGGCTAAATCTTCCTGGCCCATGCTGGCCCACACATCGGTGTAGAGGATATGACTTCCCTGGGCGGCGGCTTTGGGATCGTCGGTTAGTTCCACTTTTCCCCCTGGAGCCGCAATTTGTTGGGCTTGTTGAACAATTTCTGCCAAGGGTTCATAGTTCTTCGGGGTAGCCACCCGCACCGTCATGCCCATCATTACCCCACCGAGAATGAGGGAATGGGCGACATTGTTGCCGTCCCCTAGATAAGTCACCGTTAAGCCTTCCAATTTGCCGAAACATTCCTTGATGGTTTGTAAATCGGCCAAAATTTGGCAGGGATGCTCCAAGTCGCTCAGGGCATTGATGATGGGCATTTTGGCATGGTCAGCAAAGGTTTGCAGATCTGTCTGTTTGAAAGTCCGCACCGCCAGGATATCAATGTAGCGGTCTAATACCCTAGCGGTATCCTGAATCGGCTCTCCCCGACCCACTTGGGTCACGCTGGGGTTTAAATCCAATACCTGCCCTCCCAGTTGATACATGGCCGCGGTGAAGGAAACCCTGGTACGGGTGGAGGCTTTGTAAAACAGTAAACCGAGAATTTTCCGACAGTGGGGCTTGAGCACACCGGATTTAAGATCCGCCGCCAACTGCAAGAGTGATTTCATCTCTTCGATGGTCAAATCGGCGATCGCCAATAGATCCCTGCCCGCCAACGCCTTAATGCCCATAGCCGTTATCCCCGATTGTCCAATGTGGTGGTCGAATTAACATCGATCGAATTAAGCCCCATTTTGCCATACTCGGTTAATGGTCTTGGGGGGATGGCAGTGATGTCAGAAATCACTGATTTTGCTGGTCCAGATAGGCCCTGTAGCCCAGTCGCTCCAACTCCGCTTGTTTGTCCAAAACCATGGTTTCTAGACTTTGGCGATATTGCTGTACTTTTTCCAACAGCACGGGATTATGGCTAGCCAGTATTTGCACCGCCAATAACCCCGCATTTTTGGCATTACCGATCGCCACGGTAGCTACAGGTATTCCCCCCGGCATTTGCACAATGGAATAGAGGGAATCCACTCCCTGTAAGGTTTTAGTCTGCACCGGCACACCGATGACTGGTAAAGGGGTCAGGGCCGCCACCATGCCCGGTAAATGGGCCGCTCCCCCAGCCCCGGCAATAATTATCCGCAAGCCCCGCTGGTGGGCAGTTTGGGCATACTCCACCATTCTTTCCGGGGTGCGATGGGCAGAGATAATGGCCACCTCCGTTGGTACGGCAAATTCTTCACAGACGGCGATCGCCGCTGCCATGGTGGGGAGATCGGAATCGCTTCCCATGATGATGCCGACCAGGGGAGAGGGGGAAGTCATAAATTAAATTGAGATGACGAAGATGGAGGTTTGACTTTAAACTGAGGCTAACCGCTAATAGCGTATCGGAAAATCTTCAAGATCCCAAGGAAAGATTTTTATGTCAGTGAACAGCATCCATTTGGTGGGAAGGGCCGGCCGTGACCCTGAAGTTAAATATTTTGAGTCCGGTAATGTAGTTTGTAACTTCACCCTGGCGGTGAATCGACGCACAAGCAAAAAGGATGAACCCCCCGATTGGTTTGACCTGGAAATTTGGGGTAAAACTGCTGAAATAGCCGGTAACTACGTCAAAAAAGGCAGTTTGATTGGTATCCAAGGATCGTTAAAGTTTGACCATTGGGAAGACCGGAACTCCGGTACTCCTCGTTCCAAGCCAGTGATCCGGGTCAATAATTTGGATTTACTCGGCTCTAAGCGGGACAACGCCGAAGCCACCATGAATAATTACCCCGAAGAGTTCTAATCATCGGCCCCATTCACCCCATTGGTAAACTACGGCGATCGCCATTGCTAGCCGAATTTTTCCATCCCTTACCCATGCCAGAACCCCATGGAAGTCTTTGACCCCACTCCTCCCCCTTGGGTTGAGGATACTGTTCATGCCAGGGGTTTTTGTTGTCCCCAATGCCAAGCTGGCCCCCGTCAGGCCCTCCGGGCTTGGATCAATCGGCGATCGCCAGTGTTGGGGGATGATCGACGGCGCAAATGGCAGGAATTTTACCAGTGTGAATGTGGTCAGGGTTGGTGGGCCTGGAGCAGTGACCGCCCCCCTTCCCCCTAGTAGTCCTTTAATTTTTCTATGGTTGCCCAAACCCCATCTTCCCCGCCCCTCTGGTTAACAATCATTTACCTGTTGCGCTGGCATAAACCCGCCGGCCGACTGATTTTAATGATTCCGGCGCTGTGGGCAGTGTGTTTAGCGGCC
The genomic region above belongs to Synechocystis sp. PCC 6803 substr. PCC-P and contains:
- a CDS encoding TrkA family potassium uptake protein, which translates into the protein MKTSHFLSLIRQEKRQFAVIGLGRFGRAVCETLHVNGYEVLGIDQDPKLVAEVLADRVVGNAISLDSTDDTALREAGIFEIETVIVAIGNYLKESIITCLNLKEGGVKSVVAKVSSDTHEKILKRLGVDLIIFPEHKAGQDLAYTLTTPAIVDRFKLDPNNSIVEILVPEEFCDKTLAELQLRKNHGVSVLAVGHEEKFKINPPPQERLHRGMILVLLGSNEDIGRLV
- the argF gene encoding ornithine carbamoyltransferase, which gives rise to MGIKALAGRDLLAIADLTIEEMKSLLQLAADLKSGVLKPHCRKILGLLFYKASTRTRVSFTAAMYQLGGQVLDLNPSVTQVGRGEPIQDTARVLDRYIDILAVRTFKQTDLQTFADHAKMPIINALSDLEHPCQILADLQTIKECFGKLEGLTVTYLGDGNNVAHSLILGGVMMGMTVRVATPKNYEPLAEIVQQAQQIAAPGGKVELTDDPKAAAQGSHILYTDVWASMGQEDLADSRIPIFQPYQINQELLALADPEAIVLHCLPAHRGEEITDAVMEGPQSRLWDQAENRMHAQKALMVALLGLV
- the purE gene encoding 5-(carboxyamino)imidazole ribonucleotide mutase; amino-acid sequence: MTSPSPLVGIIMGSDSDLPTMAAAIAVCEEFAVPTEVAIISAHRTPERMVEYAQTAHQRGLRIIIAGAGGAAHLPGMVAALTPLPVIGVPVQTKTLQGVDSLYSIVQMPGGIPVATVAIGNAKNAGLLAVQILASHNPVLLEKVQQYRQSLETMVLDKQAELERLGYRAYLDQQNQ
- a CDS encoding single-stranded DNA-binding protein, yielding MSVNSIHLVGRAGRDPEVKYFESGNVVCNFTLAVNRRTSKKDEPPDWFDLEIWGKTAEIAGNYVKKGSLIGIQGSLKFDHWEDRNSGTPRSKPVIRVNNLDLLGSKRDNAEATMNNYPEEF